A genome region from Alicyclobacillus acidocaldarius subsp. acidocaldarius DSM 446 includes the following:
- the typA gene encoding translational GTPase TypA, with protein sequence MRTITPDRLRNVAIVAHVDHGKTSLVDQMLRQSGLFRDNQHIAERALDYNDLERERGITILAKATAIPYESYRINIVDTPGHADFGGEVERILRMVDGVLLVVDAFEGVMPQTRFVLDKALSADLVPIVVINKMDRPNARPADVIDEVLELFIDLGASDEQLDFPVIYASALEGRASTDPNDLGNDMRPLFDAIVAHIPSPRVDAEGPFQWQATIIDYDEYLGRIGIGRVHRGEVRQGQAVVRLREAEGALEGRVQKLFVYQGLRRMEVESASAGDIVAIAGLADITVGDTLASPDRPEALPVIEIDQPTLEMTFHVNDSPFAGREGQHVTSRKLRDRLHLAMESDVSLQVEDTDDADAFLVKSRGELHLSILIETLRREGYELAVSKPRVIVREEAGERLEPIEELVADVPEDASGSVIAEVGLRKGELVAMHPVGQGGMVRLVFQVPTRGLIGFRSLFLTMTRGYGIMHHRFQAYAPWRGPIQARRQGVLVASETGLATAYAISNLEDRGVMFITPGTPVYEGMIVGEHNRENDLVVNVTKEKHQTNIRSSTKEETVKLKAPRLLSLEEAITYIEDDELCEVTPQSIRLRKKILNKSEREKLKRRQA encoded by the coding sequence ATGCGTACCATTACGCCCGATCGATTGCGAAACGTCGCGATCGTCGCTCACGTCGATCACGGCAAGACCAGTCTTGTCGATCAAATGCTTCGCCAATCCGGCCTCTTCCGCGACAACCAGCACATCGCGGAGCGGGCGCTCGACTACAACGACCTCGAGCGCGAACGAGGGATCACGATTCTCGCGAAGGCGACGGCCATCCCGTACGAGTCGTACCGCATCAACATCGTGGATACGCCCGGTCACGCCGACTTCGGCGGCGAGGTCGAGCGCATCCTCCGCATGGTGGACGGCGTGCTTCTCGTGGTAGACGCCTTCGAAGGCGTCATGCCGCAGACGCGCTTCGTCCTGGATAAGGCGCTGTCCGCCGATCTCGTCCCGATTGTGGTCATCAACAAGATGGATCGGCCCAACGCGCGGCCCGCGGACGTGATCGACGAGGTGCTCGAGCTGTTCATCGACCTCGGCGCGTCCGACGAGCAGCTCGACTTTCCGGTGATTTACGCGTCGGCGCTCGAAGGCCGCGCGTCGACGGATCCGAACGACCTCGGCAACGATATGCGGCCGTTGTTCGACGCGATTGTCGCCCACATCCCGAGCCCGCGCGTCGACGCGGAAGGTCCCTTCCAGTGGCAGGCCACCATCATCGACTACGACGAATACCTCGGGCGCATCGGCATCGGGCGCGTCCATCGAGGCGAGGTCCGCCAAGGGCAGGCCGTGGTGCGCCTGCGCGAGGCGGAAGGCGCCCTCGAGGGGCGCGTGCAGAAGCTGTTTGTGTACCAGGGCCTGAGGCGCATGGAGGTCGAATCCGCATCCGCGGGTGACATCGTCGCCATTGCCGGCCTTGCGGACATCACCGTCGGCGACACGCTCGCGTCGCCGGATCGACCCGAGGCGCTCCCGGTCATCGAGATTGACCAGCCGACGCTCGAGATGACGTTCCACGTCAACGACAGCCCGTTTGCGGGCCGCGAAGGGCAGCACGTGACGAGCCGAAAGCTGCGCGATCGCCTGCACCTGGCGATGGAGTCGGACGTCAGCCTTCAGGTCGAGGACACCGACGACGCCGATGCGTTCCTCGTCAAGAGCCGCGGCGAACTCCACCTCTCCATCCTCATCGAGACGCTGCGACGGGAGGGCTACGAGCTCGCGGTATCGAAGCCGCGCGTGATCGTGCGCGAAGAGGCGGGCGAGCGCCTCGAACCCATCGAAGAGCTCGTCGCCGACGTGCCCGAGGATGCGTCCGGCAGCGTGATTGCGGAAGTCGGGCTGCGAAAGGGCGAGCTCGTGGCCATGCACCCGGTCGGCCAAGGCGGCATGGTCAGGCTCGTCTTCCAGGTGCCAACCCGAGGACTCATCGGGTTTCGCTCCCTCTTCCTTACGATGACCCGCGGTTACGGGATCATGCATCACCGCTTTCAGGCGTACGCGCCGTGGCGGGGACCCATCCAGGCGCGTCGGCAGGGCGTGCTCGTGGCGAGCGAGACGGGGCTCGCGACGGCGTACGCCATCAGCAACCTCGAGGACCGCGGGGTGATGTTCATCACGCCCGGCACGCCGGTGTACGAAGGCATGATTGTCGGCGAGCACAATCGCGAGAACGACCTCGTCGTGAACGTCACCAAAGAAAAGCATCAGACGAACATCCGATCCTCCACGAAAGAGGAGACGGTGAAGCTGAAGGCGCCGCGCCTTTTGTCCCTCGAAGAGGCCATCACCTACATTGAGGACGACGAGCTGTGCGAGGTCACGCCCCAGTCCATTCGGCTTCGGAAGAAAATCCTCAACAAAAGCGAGCGAGAAAAGCTGAAGCGGCGCCAGGCGTGA